In Alteribacter lacisalsi, a genomic segment contains:
- a CDS encoding DUF378 domain-containing protein: MSGIQRTALVLAIIGAINWGLIGFFRFDLVAAIFGGQAAGFSRFIYALVGLAGLYCISILFKPDEELERSPEPQR; the protein is encoded by the coding sequence ATGAGCGGTATTCAACGCACAGCCCTTGTGCTGGCAATTATCGGAGCAATTAACTGGGGTTTGATCGGATTTTTCCGTTTTGACCTTGTAGCAGCAATTTTCGGCGGGCAGGCAGCCGGATTTTCCCGGTTCATCTATGCACTTGTTGGACTTGCAGGACTGTATTGCATCTCCATTCTGTTTAAGCCGGACGAAGAACTGGAACGCAGTCCAGAACCTCAGCGTTAA
- a CDS encoding iron-containing alcohol dehydrogenase — MDNFIYQNPVRLIFGQGQVNEQLTSQLETYGRNVLLVYGGGSIKRNGLYDQVTDLLEKDGFNIYELAGVEPNPRLSTVHKGVDICKTEDIDVILAVGGGSVIDCTKAIAAGAKYHGDAWDLVTKKAVPEDALPFGTILTLAATGSEMNAGSVITNWETHEKYGWGSPHVFPKFSILDPANTLSVPEDHTVYGIVDMMSHVLEQYFHPQTNTPLQENMCEAVLKTVIEAGPELVKNLDDVKLRETILYSGTIALNGTLQMGVRGDWASHNIEHAVSAVYDIPHAGGLAILFPQWMRHHLDKGEDKLVRLAVNVWGIDPENKSGSQIAEEGIQRLEQFWTSLGAPNSLADYDIDASRIDEMADKAMANGPFGNFNALEKEDVEMILKASL, encoded by the coding sequence ATGGATAACTTTATTTACCAGAATCCTGTAAGGCTTATTTTTGGACAGGGACAGGTCAACGAGCAGCTGACCAGTCAGCTGGAGACATATGGCAGGAATGTTCTCCTTGTTTACGGAGGAGGAAGCATTAAAAGAAATGGTCTGTACGACCAGGTTACAGACCTTTTGGAAAAAGACGGATTTAACATTTACGAACTTGCCGGCGTGGAGCCGAATCCACGACTTTCCACAGTCCATAAGGGTGTGGATATCTGTAAGACAGAAGACATTGATGTCATTCTTGCTGTCGGAGGCGGAAGTGTAATTGACTGTACCAAAGCCATTGCGGCGGGCGCAAAGTATCACGGAGATGCCTGGGACCTTGTAACAAAAAAAGCCGTTCCGGAAGATGCGCTGCCGTTCGGTACCATTCTCACTCTGGCTGCAACCGGTTCTGAAATGAACGCCGGTTCTGTCATTACAAACTGGGAAACTCATGAGAAATATGGATGGGGAAGTCCGCATGTTTTTCCAAAGTTCTCCATACTGGACCCGGCCAATACCCTGAGTGTCCCCGAGGACCACACTGTGTATGGGATTGTGGATATGATGAGTCACGTGTTAGAGCAGTACTTTCATCCACAGACCAATACGCCTCTGCAGGAAAACATGTGTGAAGCTGTGCTGAAAACCGTGATTGAAGCTGGCCCTGAGCTTGTGAAAAACCTTGATGACGTTAAACTGCGTGAAACCATTCTCTATTCGGGGACAATTGCACTTAACGGAACGCTTCAGATGGGTGTGCGAGGGGACTGGGCTTCCCATAACATTGAGCACGCTGTATCGGCTGTTTATGATATTCCCCACGCAGGCGGCCTTGCCATTCTGTTCCCGCAGTGGATGAGACATCATCTTGACAAGGGAGAGGATAAACTCGTCAGGCTTGCTGTAAACGTCTGGGGAATCGATCCCGAGAATAAATCAGGGAGCCAAATCGCAGAAGAAGGAATCCAGCGTCTTGAGCAGTTCTGGACGAGTCTAGGTGCACCGAACAGCCTTGCTGACTATGATATCGATGCCAGCCGCATTGATGAAATGGCAGATAAAGCGATGGCCAATGGTCCGTTCGGGAACTTCAACGCCCTTGAAAAAGAAGACGTGGAAATGATTCTGAAAGCTTCCTTATAA